The region AGCAAAAATAGCATGGGGTCTAACAAAGTAATAGAGAACCTCTCACTGCACCTAGGTCCACCACGCCTCTGAATTTGGCTGCAAGGATGTTTTTGAAAAACCACATCcatctgtcagtcacctgatgtcatataacATCAGGCATAGAGATCTGTTTTCTCCAATCTAAGCACTAAGTGCTAAGATGGGACGGAATGGctatttttttctattcttttaGGATAATTGAAACAGATGCTCTTTGTTAAATCATGTGCCCCTGTAAGTAAATGTCCAAAAGTAATTATCCAcaacaggaagaagcaaagcatttAACATTTTGATTGGTGATATTATTCTTATTGCATATTGACATGTTTTGATAAAAGATGCTATAAACGTAAAGAATTGGTTTTCACCGTACAAGTTATTATAAACTAGCAGGTCCACTTTTGCTTCCCATTTATTATCATGGAAAATGGGAAACCCTCTAAACATTTATACACTAAAGTTACTCAAGAGGAGAAATaggaagtatttttaaaattcccAAATGTGTTTACTTTATGTGCTGGTGTCCTATTAGCTGTGCTTTTCTGTCTGCTTGTTCTGTCTACATCATCTTCTGTGCATTTATTACTTAAATCTCGTTTCaaacagagagaaaatgagagTTCAGGATAACCCACATCCATTGGAACCATTGCtctacttttaaaaactttttcttagtcttaccgtgtttctccaaaaataagacaccatcttatatttatttttcctcaaaaaagcacagtatggcttattttcaggggatgtattatatttttcctcctcctcctcctgccacggccggtattgctgctgtgcctatcactatgccttattttcggggtatggcttatattccttgaatgcttaaaaatcctgctatggcttattttatgactacgtcttaaaataggagaaacagggtatttattgattgattattgAAGACATTTACCAAGCTACTTAGAATACCTTTCAAGAATGCTCAGCGGAACAGAgctataaaaacacagaaagaaagaaacagaaagtaGGAAACATGTGTTTAGCAGTGTGGTTACCTAGAATCAAACAATGTGCCATCCAGAAGTGTACCATTATAATGATATCTGAGGAAGTCCCCTACTTGGCTTCTACGCTCACAGGTTTCGGGCACATATTGTTTTTCCACAGCGATGCTGTCTTTGGGGTTGTGGAGATCTAGGAGAGCTACGTCAAAGACCAGAGACGCTTGACCCGGGATTTCTTTACCTATAACCAAGGTAGACGGTGGGCATTTAAGTCAACGCAGGAATTCAGAAAGAAATTCAAGCAAACCCCACATATATACATACCCTCAACCTCACATCTATCCCAGGCTATCATACGCATTTCATTTCTCTGCACCCCCACCAATTCTAAAGCAACTTATGTTTTTTAATCAACATGAGAGATTCTACTTCCAGGAATTTTTGAAAAACAACTTTCATTTTGCTAATAGCAGTCTGGTTATTCTGCCAATTTTCTATCCGGGAAAAATTAAGAGAAAGTTGAAAGAAATTACCGGTAAACTGTAACTGAGACTAAAGATGAACATTCCCTGGGCAATCAGATATTGAGTTGATTGACTGATCAGTTGCTTCCTACACAAAACATGAGTTCAAATTCTGTGGAAAGATCTTCtcttcatttttgtttctcaGGGTTGCCTAATATTTACTAGCGTGGACaaacacaaacccctgtgttgcaaaatgtaacAATCAACACAAATGCGAACGCAAGACGCTGGGTGGGTGATAACTGGTAGTGGATATATAATTAATTACaatgtcattcaaaatatacgAATACGCCACTTCAAAATAATGTATATATCATACAGtacatctcacaaaatatacaagtgaCTGTAAATTGTTGTATATATAAGAGTCAAATGAGGAGTCAAACAAGTCAATGAATAGCGAGGAATGCCAACGCCAAGTCCCTCAAAGGAAGACGTCCTATAAAAGTCTCAAAGGAAGACGTCTCTCAGGAGTCTTAAACAGAAGTCTCAAGAGGACAGTGTATCCGGAATAGCTCACTGTTTCGGAATAaagtcttcatcagctggaaatgTGAGATGTACTGTATGATATATACCTTATTTTGAAGTGGCATATTagtatattttgaatgacattGTGATTAATTATATATCCACTACCAGTTATGCGTTTGCATTTGTGTTATAATATTCACTAGTGGCATAAACAAATTTGGCATTTACCATCTCCGTCTTCTCCATACGCCAGGAAAGGCGGCACTGTGATAATGCGCTTTTCTCCGACACACATTCCAAGGAGACCTTTGTCCATACCGGGGATCAGCCAACCGATACCCACATAAGTGTCATATGTTCTCATTCTATTGTGGCTGATGATATAAACAAAAGCAAGTTACTTATAGTCAGTGTCTGATGATATAAACAAAAGCAAGTTACTTATAGTCAGTGTCTTCCTTTTTAACACTGGAAGCAGGAGAAAACGTGAAGAGTTGGACAGAGTAAAATCAATGTAGATTGATGCGCATTTTGTTTCAAACAATTTCTGCTGCgtataaaacaacaaaacttaGTTGCACAAAGGCGAAGATGCCAAATACGCCACATTCTTTCCCTATTGCTTTAGTGGTTAAAAGCTGAACatttgaagctgccttatagcggGCGTGAGAGGCCATTGGTTTATTTAGTCTAATATTGTCTTATACTGACAGGAAGTGGTTTTCCTAAGCCTCAGGCATAggtttttcccagccctgccaacGAAATATTTTCATTCACATTTTTATGTAAATTCTCGCACAAGCCCTCAAAACTCAAGACCTCAGAAaacatgaataaaaaaaaagaaatatatattaaCTACCTCGAGTCAAACAGTGTACCATCTAGAAATGTCCCATTGTAGTGGTATCTTACAAAATCAGACACCTGGATTGTTCTTGTGCAATTTTCTGGCTTGTAATAAGTTTCAATATGAACTTGGTCTTCAGAATTCCAAAGGTCgatcaaaagcacatcaaagtgaagCACTGAGTTTGCAGGAATGACACCAGCTGTGaatgcaaaatatattaaaacggAAATGATGCTTGCTGAAAAAACAGAATTAATGTAACAAACAACTGTCTCTTTCAAGATGTAGCAGGCATGCACAAAAGACTGTGGCTGGCTAAGGAACTGTTTCACCAGTGGCCCAGGCGTACAGAGACAGAGGCCACATTTAGAGCACTATAATACCACTTTCAGCtgtcatggcttcacccaaagcattctgggagctgtcgtttgcTAAGAATTACTGGATACAGCCCACCATTTCCGCCCCAGAGCAAGAATTCCCAGCGTGGATtatcaatcaatccctcttcacagggaacttggAAATGCCTCTGTTTATCAAAAATTAGGGGAAACAACTGACTTGGAGAGAGTTCGCTTTACTACTGTTACCCTGCTCAAAGTCATCACTACTGAAGTTGTATTAAATATTGTATTTAATTGTATTACGTTAATCTTGATCAGAACAGGACAGCAACTTGTTCCTCACTGAGGAACATGCTGGACATTTCTGCCATCACGTATTCTCTGCAACAATTGTAGCTAGAAGTCTGTCTTAAAGAAATGAACAATGGGGAGAAAACAAAGATTCTCATGTTTTTCAAGAAAAGGGCAAAAGGACTTGATGTGGAGGACAGGGGGAAACTTTAGCAATGATAGTCTGCTTGGTGTGCATGAGACTGTGGCCCTGCCTGTAgtaatcagccccccccccccccgaactcaaTTCATATAACATATCCAGAGATCTAAATACGTggactgagagagagagcaggaactCCACGTGTTTCTCAGAAGTTCAGAACTTAAAATGAAGATGTGGAGTTTGGGAGGCAGAGTCCGTCAGCATGGTCCCTCCTCATCCACACATCCAGATCCACAGATACATCCCATGAACAGGACTTATTAGGCAGCAAGGCATTCATTAAAAAAGTCGGGTTTGATGGACTTGTTAGAAACTCTGTATTTTCAACAGCTTGTCTTGGATGAACATTTCCATACAGAATACCGTACTCACAAACACCTTCACTCCCGTAGCCAAGATGGGGTGGGATTTTTACAAACCGCCTCTCATTCACACACATGCCGATCAGAGCTTTGTCCATCCCAGCAATGAGCTGGCCTTTCCCCACAAAGACGTTGAATGTGGAACCCCTGTCATAgctagagagggagagagagagggagagggagagaggggggagggagaacgaACACACAGTAGGTTACTTGCAAATTCATTTGCAATTCACTTAAATCTCATTCACAGGTATTTTGTTGGCAGCTCTTTTATTTTTACCCATTTCTCAGTCATGACTATGACTAACGGCTACTGATCCCCCATGAACTTGTCTCATCTCTCTTTCAAAAGCCATCTAAACATGTGTTGCTTTCATACCCTGTGTGGGATACCCTGGACAGTCCTACAGCTAGAAAGGGTGTAGAAAACCAACACGATGTAGACCTTTGAGTATCTTTCCTACTAGGAAAGGCTAAAGAATTTGAGGCAGCAGGggtattttaaagcaaaatatgGATAATGGTTGGCTAAGAGAGAGATCTAAACAGTTGTTGTGGGAAAAGAAGTGGGAGAATTTTTTTCACCAATCTTTCAAACTCAGAATAACTCATGGCAGCTGAttcagcacaaacaaacaaaacatttctgcCACAACTTTCGTGAAGGCGAACTTTCTTTTGTCTGGAATGGATAATGACAGAAAGCACATATTCAAGGCAATTTTAATTTGATTGACAGATAGGGGGGAATGAATGGTTTGGCTCTCCTGGTGCAACCccaatcatgtctactcagaagtaagtctcattgaattcaatggggcttattcccaaggtGTGGGGTTAGGAATGCAGCATTCTACAACAATGTTGAAAGGGTAAAAAAATATAAGCTTCCAAAAATATGCATTCTTTCCAGAGAGATGTCTGGAATTTTGCCAAAGGGCATATTCACTTGGGAATTTTTGATAATTAACATTATATCTATTTACAAGATGCAGTTTCCCTGGCCACAAAGGCTGCCCTCTCACTAGAGGAGAAATAGACACCCCCTTCTATGCCTTGTGCAGGGGCTGTTATACAGCCCTATAATTATGATGCAATTAGATATAGCCTACGTTTTACTCAAAGGCAAACTTACAGTGCACCCAAGTTATATTAAATCTACCTTTCTTCAAGGACTTCAGTGGGAATGCATTCAAAAGTATCATACACAAAGAGAAATATAGCAGAGGCCAGTTTACTGTATTGTGCGGCAACATTCCTAAGTGTCTCCATCACTTGGAAATGGATCAGTTCCAGAGCTACATCTGCAGGCCCAAGGGGGTGCCCTGTGATCCAAAAGATTGCACTGTAAGCAGCCTCTCCGCCTTGGGTGGGGTCAGGGGCAGACATTGCTGATGTGGCGCCTGCAgggaggacaaaatttggcaattcccccccccactcccatcgtatttattattttcacaatgattccttttggtacagttgctttgtTATGGCTATTGATTTATTAATTAGTAGTTCTGGGccttttttcattcaaatgaatcccaaagcagcttacaaacaatactTTGTGGAACATAACAGAATTTGCAGGGCCAAATGCAGCATAAATCATATGCAAACATAAAGCATCTGTACCATCTTCTCAGTTGGTACCTGTATAAATATAGgcatttaatgttgttgttgttgttgtgccccCTTGGCTCGCCACCCTATATCTGGCACTGATGGGGTTTTCTAGACTAGGAGAGGAGCTTGTATACCTTTGTCTTTTGAAGATGATGGCAGGTATGGCTTCTCCCAGGCTTCTCAGGTTATAAACAGATGCCTATGCACCTAGAGCCAGGGGTGCCCACTTGAATAAACTATTGAGGGAGCCCATgtaaaccccaccccacataattgatcacatgatgtggtacatgcacactatttgaatggcaatgcccataaacTTGGGAGGGACAACCCActcaaatctggggggggggggggcaagggacctCAGCCCTAGCAGTTGGCTGCAtagagctgtacagtggtaccttggttctcaaaggccTTGGTTCCAAAATGCTGAAAACCGGGAAGTACCGTAAGTGTTCTGggttttgaatgtttttcggaagtcgaacgtccgatgtggctgtcggctattgtttctggggtgcctgcactaatcagaagctgcaccttggttttcaatcattacggaagtcaaacggacttccggaatggattaagtttgacgcttttgtttttgccatttattttgcatttttgtttttgaggctttttcggttaattcgtttttgtgactgtgtggaacccagttcagctactgaatgattgattgtgtgactgtggaaatggataaaagccccccacccaaacaacgactatcatcagtgcaggtaagggaaaaatttaattttaacttttatcatctacaatactgccttattcactttatagtacagtacattgattattactttcattttagGGACCAATgtctcgttagagagtaaaattcatgttaaattgctgttttaggggttgttcttaaaagtctggaacggattgatccattttgaattactttctatgggaaagcgcaccttggttttggaacgctttggttttggaatggacctccggaactgattaagtttgagaaccaaggtaccactgtccatTATTGCCTAATGGGGAGAGCTCTCTCAGACTGTGGGCTCCCGATCCCCGCCACCGAGGACCTTTTTCACAGGAGAGGGCAGGGCTGCGGTTTCCCTCGTGCGAAGCGGGTGCTCTGCCCCACATCAAAAGCCGCCCTGGGCTGGATGCCAtcttgggattattattatttgcattttaatgttctgttctgttggaagccgcccagagtggctggggaaactcggtcagatgggcggggtataaataataaattattgttattgttattgttattaataataccccacggcttccaacagaacatcaaaataatctattaaatattaaaagcttccctaaacagggctgccttcagatgtcctctaaaagcctggtaccggtagttgtttttctctatgacatctgatgggacggtgttccacagggcaggcgccaccactgagaaggccctctgcctggttccctgtaacttggcttctcgcagtgagggaaccgccagaaggccctgggcgctggacctcaagtgtccaggcagaatgatggggatggagacgctccttcgcgtatactggacagaggccgtctagggcaggcatccccaaacttcggccctccagatgttttggactacaattcccatcttccccgaccactggtcctgttagctagggatcatgggagttgtaggccaaaacatctggagggccgcagtttgggggtgcctggtctagggctttaaaggtcagcaccaacactttgaactgcgCTCGGCTGGCCAGCGAGCTTGATCGAGCGCGAAGGCTCGCGAGCGTGTGCATGCACGCCTGGGGAGCAAGTCCCGCTGCCTCCGGCGGGCCTCGCTGCCGGGAAAGCGCGCGCAAGCAGGGCTGCCACGCAAAGCGGAGCCGTACCTGGAATCGAACTTGGCTCCGTCGGGGAAGGTGCCGTGGTAATGGTAGCGCACGAAGTCGCCGGCGCGGACGGTGCGCGGGCACTCGCGGGGCACGTAGCTGCGCTCCACCAGCACATCCTTGCCGTCCCACGGCGGCTCGCCGGCGGCCGGCACCGGCGGAGCCTGGCACGCCACGCAGCTCACCAGTAGCGCCAGCAGCAGCggcgagaagcagcagcagcagcggtggccgTGGCGGTGGCGTCTCCTCCAGCCGGGCTGCATTCCTGGCCCTTCCATGGCGATGGGGCGAGCGAGAAGGAGGCGCGGCCAAGGCGGAGGTCCTGCGCCGAAATCCCGGCTTCCCAGAGCTGCAAACGTGGAGAGgggcggagggaggaggaggaggagggtcggggcggggggggggaacggcc is a window of Zootoca vivipara chromosome 12, rZooViv1.1, whole genome shotgun sequence DNA encoding:
- the FKBP9 gene encoding peptidyl-prolyl cis-trans isomerase FKBP9; protein product: MEGPGMQPGWRRRHRHGHRCCCCFSPLLLALLVSCVACQAPPVPAAGEPPWDGKDVLVERSYVPRECPRTVRAGDFVRYHYHGTFPDGAKFDSSYDRGSTFNVFVGKGQLIAGMDKALIGMCVNERRFVKIPPHLGYGSEGVSGVIPANSVLHFDVLLIDLWNSEDQVHIETYYKPENCTRTIQVSDFVRYHYNGTFLDGTLFDSSHNRMRTYDTYVGIGWLIPGMDKGLLGMCVGEKRIITVPPFLAYGEDGDGKEIPGQASLVFDVALLDLHNPKDSIAVEKQYVPETCERRSQVGDFLRYHYNGTLLDGTLFDSSYSRNRTYDTYIGKGYVIAGMDEGLLGVCIGEKRRITIPPHLGYGEEGRGKIPGSAVLVFDIHVIDFHNPSDSVAITTHYKPTNCSVLSKKGDYLKYHYNASLLDGTVLDSTFSLGKTYNIVLGSGQVVLGMDMGLRDMCVGEKRTVIIPPHLGYGEAGVEGEVPGSAVLVFDIELFDLVSGLPEGYMFVWHDEVSPDLFEEIDKDKNGEVLLEEFGNYIHEQVKAGKGKLAPGFDSETIVKNMFSNQDRNGDGKITADEFKLKDQEPQGHDEL